The genomic stretch TGATTTCATTTTCAATAGGCAGGTGTCGATCGGATGAAACGATTAACTAGTATACACCATGATAACAAATTATCATGGAGCCAACGTTGCAGCTTTTATGTTTCTAAAATAATAAAGATGAATTACAAAATTATTgatttctaggaaaatattgaCAGTTCATTTATTGATCAGTTCTTTAAAATTGCTTCATTCAGTACTGTTGAGCCATTACTTCCATAAGAAAATAGGGAACATATTATAATCTCTGAATGGAAATAGAAGAAACTAAGAATTTAGTAACTCTATTTAATATTAAAGCTTCCACCTGAGACATTAAAAAAGAGATTGAAGAAAACACCTGACACTCAGCGAACATCTCATTGTTCACAGATTCGGCATTGCGCTCAAGAATCCTTTGCTCATTACCAAGATCTGCACGTTCTTGTCTAAGTAGTGAAATTTCATTGTCCAGACTAGCTTCAGATACTTCTATTGGATAACTAAGAGTATTTTCCATGCTTTGGTCTACCATAAAATTAGAAGCAATATTAGTTTTCTCAATAACTTGATGTTGCTCTATGCCAGCATTAGCCACCAATTCCTCCATAATTTCAGAAAATGAATTATTGTTCCCTGCTCCAGAAGACTGATCCAATCCACAACTATTCTGGCCATCAGGAATAGAGAGACCAAGAACCATTATAGAGTTATTATCCATGGCCTTTGAATTGGTATTAGAATTAACATTACAAGATCCCTCCATGGGTTTAGTCAAATAAGAATGATTTTGGAGTTCATCAGAAGGTTTGCATGGTGAAGTATTGTTTGCCTGTGATGTCATTATGTTATCATCCTCTTTTTTGCTGGAATTATCCAACTGTTCATCATTATGCAATAAGCTAGCTCCAGAATTAGAGTCTAGGCAAACAGATGTTATCAGATTCTGTGAAATTTCAGCATCAAAGCCCCGGTCTGTGAATGAACTTGCTAAATCTTTATTTACTAAAGAAACAGTTGGGGAATTGTGATCTTTAAAATCTTCCAGACTTCTCCTTATTGCTTCTTGCATATCAGCTTCCTCCTCGAGCAATCCTTTTGAAACATGTTTTTCAGATTCACCTTGGCAATGAAAAGTTTCTTGAGGCTCATGACAAACACCTTCAGCCCAATCCATGTCAGCTTCTTCACATGGGTTCTCAGCTAAAGTAGATTTGCTTGCGCAATAGTCAGCTTTTGGACTTCCATTTATCTCCTCTGCTAAACTGTTTGGATTTTCGCTAACTGCCTCAACCAGACCCTCACTCCAGATGGAATCAGACTCAGAATCATTTGTAATTTTGTCTGAATGAACACCTTCTGATGGCATGTTAGATGTTTGACCTCCAGACACTAACTGCATGAAGAAGTCATCATTCATCCCATTATCATCATCTAAGAAGGATATCTCAATTGCACTTTCACATCCATGGATAGTCTCTTTGTTATGAATTTTCTTATCTGTTCCTTCACTACTTACAAATGTGTCTGTAAGTTGAACATTTTCAGAATGACTTTCGGATTCAACTTCTTTTGGGGTGTAGGAAGTCACTGGATCAATGCAGttatctctctttcttttctcctgCTCATACTCTTCCATCAAATCCAAATTCCTCTGCAAATCACGAGTCATACGAATTCCCAATCCTCTCACTCTGCTAACTCGAAGGTGTCCTTTCTCATCAAGATATGTCTCGACATCAGGACCAAAATCTTTTGCACTTCCATCAACAGAAACATCTTTTAGCAATTTAGACTGACTAGCGAGGAAGCTCGACTTTGTTGAGGTGCTTGGCTTGGCCAAGGCCTGATGATCCTGATTTCCACTATTAGCAATTCCTCTGTATGTAAGCATCCTAAAATAGAAAGATACTAATTTCATTGGCAAATGcttaaatataaaattcaaactATAAATATTAACAGCTAACTAGCATACTAAGCATCATAAGACAGAGAACAATCAATCCTTTTAAACTGATGGGAGTAAAACATAAATATAACTAGCCATTGAAATGTCATTCCGTGCCAAGCGGCACAGACGATTTTTACTGTTCCgcttagggttgtaaatgaaccaaacgttcgtGAACAAACTTGGTGTCCGGCTTGgcagattaattaaacaaataagtttgaacagctcgttaaactaaacaaacaagcttgaacacatatgtattcaactCGTTAAAGTTCgtaaacaacgttcgtgaacaatattcatgaaccatattcattaataaaactcttttcaatatgataaataaacaataaaaaaacataaaataaacaaataagtttgaatcgtcaaactcaataaccaatcaaacaattaaaagtttcaaccaattaaacaactaaaaatttcaaacaatcaaacaaactggaattgagagctcgataatatataaacgagccaaactcgaaccaagctcaagccaagcttgaattgagagctcgatagcccccagggcgtagcacagacggtgagcgcatggtatctctggcgtaatagacagaggtcgattctcaggaaccgacgacctggggtttaccccgccatgcgcctatggcctatgTACCTACATGAACCTTCCTCCATATCCATGgggtcggcactaggggggccgctaaggtagcggatctacctttgaattgagagctcgataacatctcaacaaaccaagctcaagctcataaaaaataaaccaagtcaagcttgaacaatcatatCAAAAACTTGGtttattttaagctcggctcggcttaattatcttatcaaacaagcttgaacaccccaaagttcggctcggctcgtttacagccctagtTCCGCTGGGGAAGTGAAACTGGCACCCTACACGCTCCACCGACGTCGGAGGCGGCAGAGGCGTCACTACGCGACACTTCCAGCGGAGCCGGAAGCGTAGCTGGATGCTTCCAGTGCCACTGGAAGCGTCGTCGGAGGTGTGCAGGGAACCGAAGGGGGCACGGGCGTGCGTCGCAGGCATGTACTGTGCAAAATTAATAtcgtaatttaaataattaaacaatTCCCGCTTAAGTGTGATATTTTGAAGAAGCTTTCATAAActctaattaaattatctcaataaaatataaaaaatatattaaaaattaaaaaaaattaataaattttattaaatgatattctgaaattatttttactgttttgaattttatttaaaaattctaagtttttttataaaaattctaataaattaaaaattaaatttatattctaaaaaaaaaaggATAGCCCGATGCaggaagctcccgccatgcggagtcccgggaaaggatccattgtacacagtcttatcctgctttttgcaagaggctgtttcccggattcgaacccgtgaccttttggtcacaaagcaacaactttaccgttgcgccaaggctccccttcaaattaaatttatattctgatatattttaattattttgtattatttttattgttttaatatttaattgatattttaatattttaaatatatattatttaaattaataattacttaaatgaataaataattaatttatataattattattttaaaatagtatctttgtattaattttatatataaaatagtatctttgtattaatttatataattatgattatttaatctagGTTGGAGAACTATAGAGGTTACCTAAGCAAAATGTTACAAGAACCAAGATTTTCATCTGATTCACGTCACTCCTTTTAGTATTAGCAAGGTAACATATTATGatgtattaattttaattcaaattattgatagatcaattttctttacataaaataatatttaattattttttctaacaatattaagttgtttaataatggagaacttatataaaatcaatatacaacttatttttaaattatacgcaataaatatatttatctaataattactatatataaataaaaaaataccgaaactgtatcgttccggtctgggaCCGAAACCTCAGTACGagttgaaattttaaaccttgaataTAACATTTGTCAATTGAGTCAAAAACTAAATCCCAAAATATGCATATCATATGTTCACAGTATAGACTTTCACAGCAATAAAGAATTTAGAGGGGCAACACAAAATCTTACTGTTTATCACCAGTAAATGATGACGAAAAGATAAACTCCCTGTTCGCTTCAGAAGCAATCCTTGAAGTTTGCACACCAGCTACACCTCTACCAGCTGCACGTTTCTGTATTTCATCTATCTCCCTCCTAAAAGTAATGGTTTTAAGATATGATTGTATTTGCAGCTCAGAAAATTTAGTAGGGGCCTGAAAACAAAATTGTTTCTCAGCACACAGCGCAAACCTATTCATCCTGTTGGTTATAAACATAAAGTGGCAAAATGACTACCTAAATTGTGAAGATTAACAAAAGACAATATATTGTTGCAGTTTAAGATGTATTAAACAAACATTTCAAATCTGATGGATATAATAGTCGTTTTTACATTTACAAGTCTCACTCAGCTGTAGCTGTTTCAACAAGAAACAACAGAAACTACTTTCagtaaaatagaataaaaaagaaaaagaagatagATTTTTTCCTTCTACAAGCACGAGGAGagctttttcttttctcttagtGCCAGAATATTAGCCATTATTAGTCATGTGGATTTAGTCATACATTAGATGTTTCAGGGTTAGGGTCTAAGTTGAGACATACATATACTTCCAATGGTATAGGGTTAAAGTCTATGCTGAGACCAACATATATTCTGCAATGGTCATTCAACATTCAAATTTTCCAAACATTATATATATCATGTCACCCCCTATTAAGGTTAGGGTTTTCCAAAGGGGTATTTGCCACTCTCCCTTATTTTTCTCAATCCTTCCTCTCATCCCTTTTCCCTTGTCCATGCAAAGTGAATTGTCCTACTCTGCTTGTGTCACTGGCTGCAGACTTTGGCTAGATACCGTGCAACCTTAAAAGTTCATGTGTAGTACAGTGTAGTACATTCTGGAACATGTGTAGTACAACTAGTATATCCTAGTAAGTGATATCTAGTACATTCCAGAACATGTATAGTACAAGTGCCCAGGTGGCTGAGCCCTTTGTGCTTGGGTATAGCCGCAAATTGTAAAACTTGCATCACAACCACCTCCATCACTTTCATCCTCTCGCCAAAACACCTTCTATGCAACATTAGGACCTTCCTTGTGTGTCCTTCTCCATGCAAACCAATTGATGAGTGCCCTCGTGCCTCTTCTCTTGCCATGTAGATCTCATGTCCTTGCACAGGATGAGCAACACATCCACACACGACAATGAGCCAGTGTTGATGCCTGGTAATGGTCATATGTCCTCTCTGCTACATCTGGCTATCTTGTGGCACATGCATCCACAGCACCAATGCCATTGCTTATTGTAGTGCTGCCAGGTGTGGGTGTAACTGGGCAAGGTGTGCAGGCAGTTCCCTGTCTCCACTTGTAAGGCTGATGTGCCTCCCACTACCTAAAATGCCTGCATCCATTCTGCCTCATTCAGACAAACCTCCGTGTGAATAAGCTACAGATTGAAGGCTGTTCTTTTTCATAAAAGCTCCCTTTCTCTGCTACGGATCTCCACTAATTCCAGCCGCTCCAGTGCCTTGTTTCCTTCTTAACCAAAGCAAtgattcatcttcttctccaacctctcatcttctgctcacaGGCCTCTCATCTTCTATAACCTCTTCCTTGCTAGCACCGGATCAACAGTGCAGACTCCTTGAACCTCGTCTTCTTCAAGTCACATTGTGAAAGGGAGTCCTTAGACAGTAGTCTCCCTTAAGACACTCATGACTCTGTTCTCCAACTTCTTCTGCCTCAACCTTCTCAAGTTGCTTCCAGCACTTGGGCACCTTATTTACTTattgtatttcttctttcagcataTTCTATTCTATCAAGTGAAGACTTGAACCCAAAAAAATGTCCTCTTCAATTTGTTACTCCCAACAAAGGGTCAACAGTGTTATCCATCTCCAATGAAGACCTGCACAGAAATACATCCTGTTCTAAATTTACTGCTTCCAGCAAAAGGTCGAGATGGCTATCCATTGCTCTTACAAGTAGAGCCATCAACCCGTCACGTTGGCCCGTCCCACCAAACAATTTAGGTGGATTGCGTTGAAATTTAACCAACCCATCATTTGGCAGGCCTAAACGGGCCAGCCCACTCGGGTAGCGGGTCCAGGCGGGCCTGCCCGTGGCGGGCTCGAGTTAGCTCGCGggttgagaagaaaaaaaatccaaaacttaaaactaaagtAGAAAAGTCAATGGGCTCATGGGCTAACCCGCTTAATCTGCAACCcaacctttttattttttattttttggtggGCTCGTGGGCTGGCCCGCCTATCCTGCAACCCAccttgggttggaaatttcccagaTGGGCCGGCCCGTCAGATGATGGGTTTTTGACGAACCAGCCATCAAACAACTCTACTTCCAAGAGCTTCGGGTtctttcattttccattagtccaTTGTGTCCTATATTGTATGTGTCTATTGAAGGAGAAATTCACTCTCAAGAGATAATGTACTCAGCTATGACCAATCATTGGCTATATGTCCTATTAACTCCTTAGGTTTGTTATCACTTACGTGGAAGTATTACATTTTAGTTTTATTATAGTCATGTATCAGCCTACATTTTCTAGTTTACCTAACAagattttatgtatatatttgtgCTCCATCTAGAGGAATATTGAGAGTATCAGGTATTATTAGGCATGTGAGTTTAGGCCCACATTAGATGTTATAGAGTCAGAATCTAAGTTGAAGCTTACATATACATCACAATTATTTCGTAATGGTTAGCTCATATTGTAGGCAATGCAATATTCCCTTTCTCCAATAATAACAGTGAGTTCCATTTTGAAACAAATGTGTTAATATAACAACATGAAGGTATGAAAGTTCATTGACTGAATGCCATGATAGAAGAAAAGCAAAGTTTCAGCAGAGGTCTTATCATGGTTAATCATGGGTCAAGGAATTTCAATGTTGAAAATTCAAAGAACTTTTAGCAAAATTTAATGATCTTAAACTGGGAAAGTGCAGAGATAATGAAGTTATTAGGTAGAGATAAATTGGTGTAAGAATAACCAAAATCACCATAAGAGTCCTGAACCTTTTTAATCTTCTGATATTTCTGTCTGTTCTCAGCCATGATTCTCTCCCTCATCTACACAAGCATATGTAATGACAACAGATGAAATAAGCAAACATCAAAGTGGATACATACAAACAAGTTCATTAAATTATTACTACCTGAACAAGAAGATCAAGTTGCATTGATGGAGGCAATGAGGCTAAAACTGCTGGATCCAATTGAATATTGTCTATAGGCTGCATTACCAATTATTTGTGATAAGTTTCATGTTACAAGACATGTGGAGGATCATTAAGTAAAACAAATCTTAGAAGCTCTCTTTAATACCTTCTGAAATGAAATGTATTCAAAGGATAGAGAAGAATAATACAGCAGTATATTTTAGAATGAGTATCTATCAAATCTCCCTCTTTTGAAAAGAAACAATTCCAAGTACTATGATTTTCCTTTTCATAATTCCCTACAAAGTAAAAATTATCATATGCACCATAATCTTGTATTGTCATCCTCCATTGTCATTCACCATTTTTTCCTGAGAACTGCAATGCTAATGCCTTAAAGTTTGCAATAACAAAATAAAGCATCAAGCAtggttatttttctttttagcatGAAGAAGGGTTATGTTTAATCATTCAATACCCAAATGCTATGAGGACTAGCATCCTAAATATTCTAACCAACCTTCAAATAGATTCTTGTCGATTTGTAAATTAGAAACTGTGTACTACTCATTGGCAGAATAAAACCTAAATAGAATTTTTGTAAGTTATCTTAACAAAAATTTGAATGAGCCATCTCAATGGTGTATCTTATCCAATACATTATTTCAATCCACATATCTGGCCATCTTATAGGAACGAAGCAACTAAACAAAATTGATTCAAGATAAGATTTGAACTCCTTACACATGTCCCTTTACTGACACAGCTCTAAGCATGTAAGAAGACAGAACAATGATCCCTCAATTGCTAAAGATACAACTCCAGCATTGTCAGTTATGTTCCATGTATGCATCTGCAGTTTTAAGTTGTGTACCAGAAGGCCAAAAAATAACTgtaattttgttgtagtgcagtGTTATTGGTGAACACACTAAAATATATGATGGTATAGTCATTTAGCAAGTAAATCATAACAGCCTTAAGCAACAAACTAGAACTGTTGTATTGGTCTTTTTCCAAAGCAATACTGGAACTGCTATATTGGTCTTTTCCTttcatcttccttttttttttaactttccccTTTTGATTTAATGAAGTTTATCTTTGAATTTCAATTGATAGTTCTGCTCATGCTGCCAGTATTTATTGGAATTCAAAGTTTGTATCGAATAAAAGCTAAATTTTAGTTTATTCTAGAAAAGGCTACTGAAAAGATACTTCTCTTTACAATAGGATTAGAATAATAGCCTAGTTTGCGAAACATATCGAGAATGATGTATCAGTAGTTCTGGTGAATTCTAGGAAATGTAGAAAGTACCAACATATGTTTTTAtaccaaaaaaaacaaaaagtaaaCAAAACAGTACTGTGCAAATTACAAATATGTAAGTGCACAAAACAAAATAGTGAGTGAGAATGCACTTGACGAAAACTCACAAAAATCATTTCTTCactttcatcatcttcatcatcatcatcatctccctctttACCCTGACCACCTTCAGAATGCTTAAGCACATTTGTAGAGATATCCATATCTTCCTCAGCGGCAAGAGATGCAGCCAGTCTTAGAAAGAGCACCGTGTAAAGGAGAAATTAATTAGT from Zingiber officinale cultivar Zhangliang chromosome 5B, Zo_v1.1, whole genome shotgun sequence encodes the following:
- the LOC121985231 gene encoding DNA repair protein UVH3-like isoform X2, translating into MDISTNVLKHSEGGQGKEGDDDDDEDDESEEMIFPIDNIQLDPAVLASLPPSMQLDLLVQMRERIMAENRQKYQKIKKAPTKFSELQIQSYLKTITFRREIDEIQKRAAGRGVAGVQTSRIASEANREFIFSSSFTGDKQMLTYRGIANSGNQDHQALAKPSTSTKSSFLASQSKLLKDVSVDGSAKDFGPDVETYLDEKGHLRVSRVRGLGIRMTRDLQRNLDLMEEYEQEKRKRDNCIDPVTSYTPKEVESESHSENVQLTDTFVSSEGTDKKIHNKETIHGCESAIEISFLDDDNGMNDDFFMQLVSGGQTSNMPSEGVHSDKITNDSESDSIWSEGLVEAVSENPNSLAEEINGSPKADYCASKSTLAENPCEEADMDWAEGVCHEPQETFHCQGESEKHVSKGLLEEEADMQEAIRRSLEDFKDHNSPTVSLVNKDLASSFTDRGFDAEISQNLITSVCLDSNSGASLLHNDEQLDNSSKKEDDNIMTSQANNTSPCKPSDELQNHSYLTKPMEGSCNVNSNTNSKAMDNNSIMVLGLSIPDGQNSCGLDQSSGAGNNNSFSEIMEELVANAGIEQHQVIEKTNIASNFMVDQSMENTLSYPIEVSEASLDNEISLLRQERADLGNEQRILERNAESVNNEMFAECQELLQMFGLPYIIAPTEAEAQCAYMEMTKLVDGVVTDDSDVFLFGARSVFKNIFDDRKYVETYFMKDIESELGLNRENLIRMAMLLGSDYTEGVSGIGIVNAIEVVHAFPEKDGLHKFREWVESPDPNIFDELGTGKKSKKESSKENNDANLMKESVEGDAIKNPSGNGAVKDIFMDKHRNVSKNWHISPSFPSDAVINAYTSPQIDESTEPFMWGKPDLPLLRKLCWEKFGWTNQKADELLVPVLKEYNKHETQLRLEAFYTFNERFAKIRSQRIKKALKGMTDNLSPELTDDLVKEAPSSSRKIAKVSQEHIPENSSGHNFKRRKTRKQSIAQESGKEIVDPDAVVEDSLNSEQCKVVDNNFLSVNKTGKEGRGRGRGRGRDNSRRKSVLKSDSECSNNGKNNDSIGDIQVENQAEVPRAILELRRSSRLLKQVKYAEDFGADENGGTSNQYSSELQEVAREQDRSDNDSAHRIGHSANIDKGTCSFSEDCPSREHLFSGGGFCVDENDGKDNMDQIAANQTHGSTEIHFEDRHGDASYDLQHALEEASCGDYLLSGGGFCIDENNERVVATQSAITNIRDLELAKNSEDPENIGSDNFEKDDSNKELDPQFHSVLDENISLHSCGQTNSGLSAMSSLRRKPRRR